From Miscanthus floridulus cultivar M001 chromosome 15, ASM1932011v1, whole genome shotgun sequence, the proteins below share one genomic window:
- the LOC136509473 gene encoding scarecrow-like protein 3 produces the protein MACMPSVQDQVRLVPALYQCATHVSEGSIGKTNDSLSEIKRLSSIVDGPLQRLSQIMADSLARRLLLSCEGLTGSLIHPSDYFEQSSIQSARYNFASLSPYLKTGFATINQAILEAMEVEKVVHIIDLSCSASHPRQWLKLLHGFHGRPGGPPEVRLTVVHDDNDFLANMKALLSKEADMLKIPFQFNDVNGRLETLDFSNLRDVLGIKYGEAIAISCSLQMHRLLVVDDNVSCTAIDQLQKMANAAQLKQMASSVYSPASILNYPRTPSPLLLASFLNAIHTLKPNIMLVMEQDANHNALLFSDRFVEALNYYAALFDSFNAMAAANSQWANERTQVERMILGEEIKNILLCEGVNRHERHERLSQWEMYMDASGFHHVPLSFDAIRECELKLLSFGLNGCQYQVESDSLLLGWSSTRLYSISAWRPKKGSTSGSREHMLVQRQMVWPHS, from the exons ATGGCGTGTATGCCTTCTGTGCAGGATCAGGTGCGGCTTGTCCCGGCTCTGTATCAGTGTGCAACACATGTAAGCGAGGGATCCATCGGAAAGACTAACGATAGTCTTAGTGAgataaaaaggctctcctccataGTTGATGGCCCGCTGCAGCGTCTGTCCCAGATTATGGCTGACAGCCTAGCTCGCCGTCTTCTCTTGTCTTGTGAGGGCCTTACTGGTTCCCTCATTCATCCATCTGACTACTTTGAGCAGTCGAGCATTCAGTCTGCTCGCTATAACTTTGCTAGCCTCAGTCCCTACCTCAAAACTGGCTTTGCTACTATCAACCAGGCCATCCTTGAAGCAATGGAGGTTGAAAAG GTTGTCCACATTATCGACTTGTCCTGCTCAGCCTCCCACCCACGTCAGTGGCTCAAGCTCCTTCATGGCTTCCATGGGCGTCCAGGGGGGCCACCTGAAGTACGCCTTACAGTTGTCCATGATGACAATGACTTTCTGGCCAACATGAAGGCATTGCTATCTAAGGAAGCTGATATGCTCAAAATCCCATTCCAGTTTAATGATGTAAATGGCAGGCTTGAGACCTTGGACTTCAGTAACCTCCGTGATGTCCTAGGGATAAAATATGGTGAGGCGATTGCGATCAGCTGTTCTCTACAGATGCATCGCCTGCTCGTGGTTGATGACAATGTCAGCTGTACTGCTATTGATCAGCTCCAGAAAATGGCAAATGCTGCGCAGCTTAAGCAGATGGCTAGCTCAGTGTACAGCCCAGCCTCCATACTGAACTATCCACGAACACCGTCCCCTCTTTTGTTGGCAAGCTTCCTCAATGCCATCCATACGCTCAAACCAAACATCATGCTGGTGATGGAGCAAGATGCAAACCACAACGCCTTGTTGTTCTCCGACCGGTTTGTTGAGGCACTTAACTATTATGCAGCCCTCTTTGACAGCTTCAATGCAATGGCTGCTGCCAACTCGCAATGGGCCAATGAGCGGACGCAGGTAGAAAGGATGATCTTGGGGGAAGAGATCAAGAACATATTACTGTGTGAAGGAGTCAATCGGCACGAGCGGCATGAGAGGCTGAGCCAGTGGGAAATGTACATGGATGCATCAGGGTTTCACCATGTTCCGCTGAGCTTCGATGCCATTAGGGAGTGTGAACTGAAGCTCCTGAGCTTCGGGTTGAATGGATGTCAGTACCAGGTTGAAAGTGATAGCCTTTTGTTGGGATGGAGTTCCACACGTCTCTACTCTATATCGGCATGGAGGCCAAAGAAAGGCTCAACCTCTGGGAGCAGAGAGCATATGTTAGTTCAGCGTCAAATGGTATGGCCACACAGTTAG